One Sphingomonas kaistensis genomic window, ATGCGCCACGAACACGTCGATCTCGACCATGCTGAGCTCGTGGATGGTCCGCGCCGCCGCCGCGCGATCGGCCGACTCGTCCATCAGCCGCCGGCTTGCCTCGACCATCGCCTCGGCTTCGCCCGACAGGCCGGCGAGCAGGGTGGTCAGCGACACGTCCGCCGCCATCGCATCCTCGACATAGCGCTTGGCGGTATCGACCCACTTGGTCTGGGTCAGCCGCAGGAACTTGTCGCGCAGATAGGGGACGATCCGCTCGGCCAGCTGCTCGAGCTTGGCGTCGTCGAACTGCTGGCGATGGCCGCCATGCTCGCGATACCGCTCCCAGAATTTGCGCGCCACCGCGCGCTCGTCGCCCTGCACCAGCGTCCACAAGGCGGCCGCCCGTTCGGGAAGATCGCCCGCCGGGTCAAAGGCGCGAAGGCGGCGCTGGTGAGTGGCTTCACTGACGGGCATTGCGGCAATCACTCCTGGGCTTGAACTGTTGGCGTCCTGCCTAGGCGCGATTGGTTAAGAGGCGGTTAGGCCGCGCGGCCCCTGCGGCCTTTGGACTGCCTTGCCTCTCGGCCCCGTGCCGCCTAGTGCGAAGCGCATTCATCCAAGCCCTTTTCGCGTGGAGCCAATCGGACCGTCTTATGGCGCGTAACACTGCAAGGCCGCTGTCGCCTCACCTCACCATCTGGCGCTGGGGCCCGCACATGCTGGTTTCCATCCTTCACCGCGCGACCGGCATCGGCCTGACCGTCGGCGGCCTGCTGCTGCTGACCTGGTTCATGCTGGCGCTGGCGGGCGGTGCGCAAGGGTGGGAGACATTTACCGGCTTCCTCAACTGGAAACTCGGCCCGGTGCCGCTGATCCTGCTCGGACTGGTCGCGCTGACCTGGGCATTCTTCCAGCACACGCTGTCCGGCATCCGCCACCTCATCATGGACATCGGCGCCGGCTTTGAACTGCGGACCAACAAGACGATGGCCTACATGACCATGATCGGCTCGGTGCTGCTGACCGCGGTCTTCTGGGCCGTGCTGCTGGGGAAAGGCGCATGACCGGCCCGAAGAACCTCGGCGGCCAGGACCGCAATGCGATCGCCGACGGCAAGACCCCCCTCGGCCGCGTGCGCGGATTGGGCTCGGCCGGTCACGGCGGCGAACATTGGATCAAGGAGCGCGTCTCCTCGGCCGCACTGCTGCTGCTCGGCACCTGGTTCCTGGTCTCGCTGCTGCTGCTTCCCGACCTTCAGCCCTCGACCCTCGTCGGCTGGCTGAGCGGCCCGTTCGGCTTCGTGCCGATGGCGCTGTTCGTCTACCTTTGCTTCGAGCACAGCCTCGAAGGTGTGAAGGTGGTCATCGACGATTACCAGGGTGACGAAGGCGGCCGCATGACGTGGCATCTCGTCAGCCTCTTCCTACATGTAGGGGCCGGGGCGCTCGCCCTGTTCGCCCTCGCCCGCATCGCGTTCGGAGCCTGATCCCCCATGAGTGCCGCCTACCAGATCATCGATCATGTCTATGACGTCGTTGTCGTCGGCGCGGGCGGCGCGGGCCTGCGCGCTACCATGGGCGCGGCCGAAAAAGGGTTGAAGACCGCCTGCGTCACCAAGGTGTTTCCGACCCGCAGCCATACGGTCGCGGCGCAGGGCGGCATCGCCGCCTCACTCGGCAACATGGGTCCGGACCACTGGACCTGGCACATGTACGACACCGTCAAGGGCTCCGACTGGCTCGGCGACCAGGACGCGATCGAATATCTTTGCCGTGAAGCACCCGCGGCGGTCTACGAGCTCGAGCATGCCGGCCTGCCGTTCAGCCGCACCGACGAAGGCAAGATCTACCAGCGCGCGTTCGGCGGCATGACCCAGAACATGGGCGAAGGCCCCGCCGCGCAGCGCACCTGCGCCGCCGCCGACCGCACCGGTCATGCGATGCTGCACACGCTGTACCAGCAGAGCCTGCGCTATGACGCTGACTTCTTCGTCGAATATTTCGCGCTCGACCTGATCATGGTCGACGGCGAATGCCGCGGCCTGATGGCGCTGTGCATGGAAGACGGCTCGATCCATCGCTTCCGCGCGCAGGCGGTGGTGCTGGCGACCGGCGGCTATGGCCGCTGCTATTTCTCGGCCACTTCGGCGCACACCTGCACCGGCGACGGCAATGCCATGGTGCTCCGCGCCGGCCTGCCGCTGCAGGACATGGAATTCGTCCAGTTCCACCCGACCGGCATCTACGGCGCCGGCGTCCTCATCACCGAAGGCGCGCGCGGCGAAGGCGGCTATCTCACCAATTCCGCCGGTGAGCGGTTCATGGAACGCTACGCCCCGTCGGCCAAGGACCTCGCCAGCCGCGACGTCGTGTCACGCTCGATGGCGATGGAAATTCGCGAAGGCCGCGGCGTCGGCAAGGAGAAGGACCACATCTTCCTTCACCTCGACCATATCGATCCCAAGATCTTGGCCGAGCGCCTGCCCGGCATCACCGAGACCGCCAAGATCTTCGCCGGCGTCGACATGACCCGCGAACCGATCCCGGTCACGCCGACCGTCCACTACAACATGGGCGGTATTCCCACGAACTATCACGGCGAAGTCGTGACGCTGAAGGACGGCAATCCCGACGCCGTCGTCCCCGGCCTTTTCGCGGTCGGTGAAGCGGCCTGCGTCAGCGTCCACGGCGCCAACCGCTTGGGCTCGAACAGCCTGATCGACCTCGTCGTCTTCGGCCGCGCCGCGGGCCTGCGCCTCGGTGAGATCCTCAAGCCAAGCGCCGCGCAGAACATGCTGCCGGGCGACAGCGCCGACCTGTCGCTGACCCGTCTCGACAAGTTCCGCCATGCCGACGGCGGCACCACTACCGCCCAGCTCCGCAACGAGATGCAGCGCACCATGCAGGCCGATTGCGCCGTCTTCCGGACCGAACGCACGCTCGCCGAAGGCGTCGACAAGATCGACCGCATCTATCGCGGTCTGGGCGACGTCAAGGTCACCGACCGCAGCCTGATCTGGAACACCGATCTGGTCGAGACCATGGAGCTCGACAATATGCTCGGCCAGGCGGTCGTCACCATGCACAGCGCCAGCAACCGCAAGGAAAGCCGCGGCGCGCACATGCACGAGGACTTCCCCGATCGCGACGACGCGAACTGGATGAAGCACACCGCCGCCTGGTTCGACGGTTGGGGCGGCACCGGCGGCGGCGTCAAGATCGACTACCGCCCGGTCCACGACTACACGCTCACCGACGAGATCGGCTACATCAAGCCAAAGGCGCGGGTGTACTAAGGCCACCGGGCAAACGCTCGCATTTGACGGTGTCTTAACCCGGAGGCACCTATGCTTTCGCGATGCGAGAGATGACGGACGAGCTGCTGGCAAGGATTGCGGCCAAAGCCGCCGATCCCAAGCGCCGCTACATGAAGGCGGCCGAGGACGAGGCGCGCATCATATTGCCGGTCGAGGAAATCGAACGGCGCGAAGAAGCCTGGACCCGGCGAAATCTCATCAAGTCCGCGGCGGCCCGCGGACAGGAGATGTCCGCCGAGGAAGTGGAGGGCTATCTCGCCGAATGGCGTGCCAGCCGCGAAGCCGCCCGATTGGCGATGGAGGCGCAAATGCGTGCCTGGGGTCAGACTCCGCCCGCGACCAGGAGCTTCATCGAAACGGACACCCATATCGGCGTCTCGTCCGACCCGCCCGGCGCCAAGCCGTTGCAGCCGCCTCCCACCGAGAGCGACTGGAAGGAACTGGAACAGATCGTCGGGCGAGCGATGCCCGAAGACCTCAAGACGCTGTACACGATCTCGGACGGCGGCTTCGGACCAGGCTTTTCCGGGCTTCATCCGGTCCAGAAAATCGGCAGCTATTGCGAAGATTTTCGCCGCCGAGGCCCCGATTATTGCGGCACCATCACCTACCCCGCCAGCTTCGTCCCGCTGGCGACGGAGGTGCTCGACTATCACCTCGACCTCGACACCGGCCGGATCATTTCAAGTAATCAGAACTGGGACAATGACGGGCTCGATGCCGAAGACATCTACGACATCGCCTTTCAAAGCCTCGCCGAGATGATGGAAAATTGGGCGGCGGCGGACTGATACGCAGGGCCCCTGATCCGTTCAGGTCCATTTGCCTAATCGGAGCGGGTTTAGCTCCACCTCCTCTCATCGGAGGCAGCCTTTCTATCGTTAACGAAGCGCGCGACCATGCGCGTCGCTTAAAGGGAAAGCGGGCGCTGCGTCGATGCGCGCACTGCCCACAAACAAAAAGATGATGCGCGCGCTCTGGCCGTTGATTCAGCGCAATTCGACAGGCCTATCCCACCAAGCTTCAGGTTTGCGGGCTTACGTTACTCAAGCTCGTCTGTGCCAGTTTGACACTAACGAAATTTGGGAACGACTTGAGTTAGTCATGGTTGAACCGTAAAAGATAAACGAATCGTTAACGGGCTTAGACGGTCGATCAGCATTTGCTCAACGATCGCGCGACAATTGGAAGCGGTAAGTCGAACCGGCGAGCATGCAGTCAGGCCCGCCAAGCAAGGAAGAAAACCGATGAACAAGACAGTTCTGGCCTTTGCATTGGCAGCGAGCAGCCTGGTCGCAAGTCCGGCCATGGCGGCCAACCTGCTTCCCGACGCCTCGCAGGTTCAGTTCACGGCGATTGACGCGGCGACCCGCGGCACCCTGCTTGCCAGCACCGAGACGGGCACCACTGGCGCGACCACCTATTCGGGTTTCCTGCGCAGCGCGGTTTATCTCAACACGCTCGGCACGCTCGACTTCTATTATCAGGTCGCCATCAACTCCATCAATCCGGGTGACGAGGTCTTCAACCTGACCGCGTCCAACTTCATGGGCTTCACAGTCGATGCCCTGGTCGATGGAACCGATTTCGACGGCGCCGGCATCTTCACCGCCGCCAACAACCCGAACCTGCAGGGCCCTGCGGGTTCGACGACCACCGCGTCGCGCAACGGCAGCGGTTCGGTCGTGCGGGCTGACTTCGGTGCCAACGGCCTGGAAGGCGCGGGTCAGACCAGCGCCACCTACATCTTCCGCACCAATGCGACCAACTACAGCCTTGGTGGCACGTTCACGACGCAGGACGGCTCGGTCGCGCAGCGCCCGAATTTCCAGCCGATCGCCGCGGTGCCGGAACCGGCAACCTGGGCGATGATGCTGGTCGGCTTTGGCGCCATCGGAGCCTCGATGCGTCGTCGTCGGCGCGCGTCGGCCAAGGCGATGCAGTTCGCCTGATCAAGGCTTTTTCAGACGAATGAGGGCGGTGCGAAAGCGCCGCCCTTTTTCGTTGAGGCTACCGCCAAATGATCGTGTGCCCGCCAGGCAAGCCGGTACGCCGCCCCTGGTCCAAGCCGCCACAGCACCGATTACGGTGCTTGCCCTCGTTCGCTGTAGGGCCGGAAGGGATACGTCAGCCTCCACAGCGACATTCGCGCCCCGGGCCTCAGCTCGGACGAGCGCCTTGTTCCGCGTCGCCGGCCTCGGCCTCATTCGTGCCGGCACCGGCTCCTATTCCAAGCCCGATCCCGCCGATGGCCATGCCGCCGCCCATGCCCATGCCTCCGCCGCCGCCACGAGTCCCGTCGCCTCCGCCGCCCCGCCCTTTGCCCCCGCCCGAGCTTGCCGGACGGGTTGGACCCTGAAAAGGAATGGTGGCCGCCAAGTCGTCCGGAATGGGATCGAGCTGCAAGGCACGACGGACATAATCGCGCAGCGACACCACCAGCTCATGCGTATGCACCTTGCGCCCCGCGACCAGATCGCGCGCCGCGCGCTCGGCCAGCCGCACATGCTCGTCGGTGCCGAGCAACAGCACATCGGCCAGCGCTGCTTCCACCGCATCGCGGATCCGACGCGAGCGGTCCGACCCCAGCGCCTCGGGCGACAGATCTACCGCCCGCTCTTCATCGCCAGCGGCCTTTTGCCGAAGATCGCGCAAGTGCGACGGGTCCACCGCAAGGTCGCCGGTGAACGACCCGCCCAGCGTCCGATATGCCGCAATCAGCGTGCGCAGCCGCTCGTTGATCTGCCGATTCATCCGCTCGCGGCGCTGCTGGATGGTCATCATCACCAGCAGGCGAATGCCGACCCCGATCAGGGTTACCAGCGCAATTCCGCCGATCGAAAGCAGGATGCCGTGCCAGGAACTCAGATCCATGAACCGCACCCGGCTCTCCCGCAGCGTCGACTAATGTTTACTTCCGGCGCAGCACTATGGCTGCGCCGGAAGGGAAATCGTCTTTCAGTAGCGGCGGACGCCGGGGCGGCGGCCCCCGGACAGGCGCTTCATCAGGTAGCTCAGACCAAAGGTCATCAGCAGGCGTCGCAACATGAGTGTTCTCCTTTGGAAGGAGGAGCGGCTGCGGTGGGGCTTTGGTTCCGGATACCCCCTTTGGATCAGCTCCGCTCGCGCACCGCGCTGAAGGTGATCGCCGGCCATTCCTGCTCGAACCGGCCATGCTCCCACGCATTGCGCATCAGCAGCACCGGCACGCCGTCCTGGTCCTCGGCCATGTTCGAGCGCAGCGCTTCGGTCAGCTTCTTGAGTTCGGCCGGATCGTCCGCCCGGACCCACCGCGCGACCTCGTAGGGCGACGGCTCGAACTCGAGCTTCGCGCCATATTCCTGCTCTAGCCGGGTCTGCAGCACGTCCAATTGCAGCTCGCCGATGACACCCACGATCCAGGCCGACCCGAGCGCCGGCTTGAACAAGCGGATGACGCCCTCTTCCGCCAGATCGGCAAGGCCGCGCCGCATCTGCTTGACCTTGAGCGGATCGCTCAATCGGACCCGGCGCAGGATTTCGGGCGCAAAGTCGGGCAGCCCGGTGAACACGGTCTCGCCCTTCTCAGTCAGCGTGTCGCCGACGCGCAGCGTGCCGTGGTTCGGGATGCCGACGATGTCGCCGGCCACTGCGCCATGCGCCAGCTCGCGGTCGCGGGCGAAGAAGGTGATCGGGTTATGCAGCGCCAGCGCCTTGCCGCCGCGACTGTTCAGCACCTTCATGCCGCGCGTCAGCTTGCCCGAGCAGATGCGCACAAACGCCACCCGGTCGCGGTGATTGGGGTCCATGTTGGCCTGCACCTTGAACACGAAGCCGGTCAGGCGCGGTTCGGCCGGATCGATCGGGGCGGGCCGCGCAGGCTGCGGCTGCGGCGGCGGACCGTCGTCGGCCAGGATATCGAGCAACTGCTCGATCCCGAAGCCCCGAAGCGCGCTGCCGAATACCACCGGCGTCAGGTCGCCCGAGCGGAAGGCGGCAAGGTCGAACTCGGGATAGGAAGCGAGCGCGAGCCCGCCTTCCTCGCTGAGGCTGGCCGCGGCGTCCGCCGGAATGGCGGCGGCAATCGCCGGATCGTCGACCGCCGCCGCATCGACCCAGCGTCCCGGCGCCACGCCGTCGCTGCGGTCGACCACCAGCAGTTGGGAGCGGCGCAGGTCGTACAGGCCGTGG contains:
- a CDS encoding PEPxxWA-CTERM sorting domain-containing protein, which codes for MNKTVLAFALAASSLVASPAMAANLLPDASQVQFTAIDAATRGTLLASTETGTTGATTYSGFLRSAVYLNTLGTLDFYYQVAINSINPGDEVFNLTASNFMGFTVDALVDGTDFDGAGIFTAANNPNLQGPAGSTTTASRNGSGSVVRADFGANGLEGAGQTSATYIFRTNATNYSLGGTFTTQDGSVAQRPNFQPIAAVPEPATWAMMLVGFGAIGASMRRRRRASAKAMQFA
- the sdhA gene encoding succinate dehydrogenase flavoprotein subunit, which produces MSAAYQIIDHVYDVVVVGAGGAGLRATMGAAEKGLKTACVTKVFPTRSHTVAAQGGIAASLGNMGPDHWTWHMYDTVKGSDWLGDQDAIEYLCREAPAAVYELEHAGLPFSRTDEGKIYQRAFGGMTQNMGEGPAAQRTCAAADRTGHAMLHTLYQQSLRYDADFFVEYFALDLIMVDGECRGLMALCMEDGSIHRFRAQAVVLATGGYGRCYFSATSAHTCTGDGNAMVLRAGLPLQDMEFVQFHPTGIYGAGVLITEGARGEGGYLTNSAGERFMERYAPSAKDLASRDVVSRSMAMEIREGRGVGKEKDHIFLHLDHIDPKILAERLPGITETAKIFAGVDMTREPIPVTPTVHYNMGGIPTNYHGEVVTLKDGNPDAVVPGLFAVGEAACVSVHGANRLGSNSLIDLVVFGRAAGLRLGEILKPSAAQNMLPGDSADLSLTRLDKFRHADGGTTTAQLRNEMQRTMQADCAVFRTERTLAEGVDKIDRIYRGLGDVKVTDRSLIWNTDLVETMELDNMLGQAVVTMHSASNRKESRGAHMHEDFPDRDDANWMKHTAAWFDGWGGTGGGVKIDYRPVHDYTLTDEIGYIKPKARVY
- the sdhC gene encoding succinate dehydrogenase, cytochrome b556 subunit, producing the protein MARNTARPLSPHLTIWRWGPHMLVSILHRATGIGLTVGGLLLLTWFMLALAGGAQGWETFTGFLNWKLGPVPLILLGLVALTWAFFQHTLSGIRHLIMDIGAGFELRTNKTMAYMTMIGSVLLTAVFWAVLLGKGA
- a CDS encoding peptide chain release factor 3, which gives rise to MERRTFAIISHPDAGKTTLTESLLHAAGAVHEAGEVKARGDRRRARSDWMKIEQQRGISVTSSVMTFQRGDILFNLLDTPGHQDFSEDTYRTLTAVDCAIMVIDAAKGIEPQTRKLFEVCRIRNVPIVTFVNKVDREGKSPFELLDEIAEVLQLDVSPQNWPTGIGGLFHGLYDLRRSQLLVVDRSDGVAPGRWVDAAAVDDPAIAAAIPADAAASLSEEGGLALASYPEFDLAAFRSGDLTPVVFGSALRGFGIEQLLDILADDGPPPQPQPARPAPIDPAEPRLTGFVFKVQANMDPNHRDRVAFVRICSGKLTRGMKVLNSRGGKALALHNPITFFARDRELAHGAVAGDIVGIPNHGTLRVGDTLTEKGETVFTGLPDFAPEILRRVRLSDPLKVKQMRRGLADLAEEGVIRLFKPALGSAWIVGVIGELQLDVLQTRLEQEYGAKLEFEPSPYEVARWVRADDPAELKKLTEALRSNMAEDQDGVPVLLMRNAWEHGRFEQEWPAITFSAVRERS
- the sdhD gene encoding succinate dehydrogenase, hydrophobic membrane anchor protein codes for the protein MTGPKNLGGQDRNAIADGKTPLGRVRGLGSAGHGGEHWIKERVSSAALLLLGTWFLVSLLLLPDLQPSTLVGWLSGPFGFVPMALFVYLCFEHSLEGVKVVIDDYQGDEGGRMTWHLVSLFLHVGAGALALFALARIAFGA
- a CDS encoding SMI1/KNR4 family protein, translated to MREMTDELLARIAAKAADPKRRYMKAAEDEARIILPVEEIERREEAWTRRNLIKSAAARGQEMSAEEVEGYLAEWRASREAARLAMEAQMRAWGQTPPATRSFIETDTHIGVSSDPPGAKPLQPPPTESDWKELEQIVGRAMPEDLKTLYTISDGGFGPGFSGLHPVQKIGSYCEDFRRRGPDYCGTITYPASFVPLATEVLDYHLDLDTGRIISSNQNWDNDGLDAEDIYDIAFQSLAEMMENWAAAD